GACGATGCAGCCCTTTTCAGCCAGATTGCCGTACAGCACGGCCAGGCCGCCATCCTTGGAATAGGCGCTTTCCTTGCTGCGGATGCAGCCCGTCTTGCGGTCGGTATCCAGCGTCAGGAAGGTTGCGTCCTGGCTGAACGCCACCGTGGTCGGAATGCCGCCCGGAGCCGCACGGTAGAACTTCTGCGCCTCTTCGCCAGCGCCGCCGGCCACGTCCCATTGCTTGATTGCGTTGCCCAGCGTGCCGCTGTGCACGTTGCCGCAGGACAGATCCAGCAGGTCCGCGCGCGCCAGTTCACCCAGGATGCCCAGGATGCCGCCAGCGCGGTGCACGTCTTCGATGTGGTACTTGTCGGTGGCGGGCGCCGCCTTGCACAGGCAGGGCACCTTGCGCGAAATGCGGTCGATGTCGGCCATGGTGAAGTCCACGCCCGCTTCCTGCGCCGCGGCCAGCAAGTGCAGCACGGTGTTGGTCGAGCCGCCCATGGCCACGTCCAACGCCATCGCATTCTGGAACGCGCTCTTGGTGGCGATGCTGCGCGGCAGGACCGACTCGTCTTCTTCCTGGTAATAGCGGCGGCACAGGTCCACCACCAGGCGGCCGGCCTGTTCGAACAGCCCCTTGCGCCAGGCGTGCGTGGCGACGATGGTGCCGTTGCCCGGCAACGCCAGGCCGATGGCCTCGGTCAGACAGTTCATCGAGTTGGCGGTGAACATGCCGGAACAGGAGCCGCAGGTCGGGCAGGCGCTGCGTTCGACTTCGGCCACTTCGGCATCCGACACCTTGGGGTCGGCGGCCTTGATCATGGCGTCGATCAGGTCGATCTTGGCGATGACCTTGCCATCGGTGGGCGACTTGACCTTGCCCGCTTCCATCGGACCGCCCGACACGAACACGACCGGGATGTTCAGGCGCATCGCGGCCATCAGCATCCCCGGGGTGATCTTGTCGCAATTCGAGATGCAGACCATGGCGTCGGCGCAATGCGCGTTGACCATGTATTCGACCGAGTCGGCGATCAGTTCGCGCGAGGGCAGCGAATACAGCATGCCGCCGTGGCCCATCGCGATGCCGTCGTCCACGGCGATG
The sequence above is drawn from the Achromobacter xylosoxidans genome and encodes:
- the ilvD gene encoding dihydroxy-acid dehydratase, which gives rise to MPHYRSRTSTHGRNMAGARALWRATGMKDGDFGKPIIAVVNSFTQFVPGHVHLRDLGALVAKEIEAAGGVAKEFNTIAVDDGIAMGHGGMLYSLPSRELIADSVEYMVNAHCADAMVCISNCDKITPGMLMAAMRLNIPVVFVSGGPMEAGKVKSPTDGKVIAKIDLIDAMIKAADPKVSDAEVAEVERSACPTCGSCSGMFTANSMNCLTEAIGLALPGNGTIVATHAWRKGLFEQAGRLVVDLCRRYYQEEDESVLPRSIATKSAFQNAMALDVAMGGSTNTVLHLLAAAQEAGVDFTMADIDRISRKVPCLCKAAPATDKYHIEDVHRAGGILGILGELARADLLDLSCGNVHSGTLGNAIKQWDVAGGAGEEAQKFYRAAPGGIPTTVAFSQDATFLTLDTDRKTGCIRSKESAYSKDGGLAVLYGNLAEKGCIVKTAGVDESQWVFTGRARVFESQDDAVEGILGDQIVPGDVVVIRYEGPKGGPGMQEMLYPTSYLKSKGLGKTCALFTDGRFSGGSSGLVIGHASPEAAEGGTIGLVEEGDVIEIDIPNRKMHLAVSDEELARRRAAMDARADGWEPVGRERVVSQALQAYAALATSADRGAVRDLSQLKQKGKR